A genome region from Proteus vulgaris includes the following:
- a CDS encoding ATP-grasp fold amidoligase family protein, producing MKIIEYYFKQFRTIALPDRVYLKNKFIRNLGYQPNFKIPTSLNEKINARMLFDRNPIYTRLADKIKVREYVIEKIGPHYLVPLINTYSHPDEIDITQLPSRFVLKCNHDSGSTLICLDKSTFDFEKAKKKLQFHLKRNLYPITREWHYKNIKAQIICEEYIDLFDTHNPMIPTTCRLHCFNGQPHYAEIDISDTKGNEYINVYDTTWQLQPITLEAPNTPEPVEKPTQFENMLQLAAKMANDFNYCRVDFLMSENKLIFSEITFTPNAGRIPIKPKEWDYKLGALWS from the coding sequence ATGAAAATCATAGAATATTATTTCAAGCAATTTCGAACTATCGCATTACCTGATCGTGTGTATTTAAAGAATAAGTTTATTCGTAACTTAGGTTATCAGCCCAACTTTAAAATACCGACATCACTTAATGAAAAAATTAATGCTCGTATGCTATTCGATCGAAATCCAATTTATACGCGCTTAGCCGATAAAATCAAAGTAAGAGAATATGTGATAGAAAAAATTGGCCCGCACTATCTGGTGCCTCTCATTAATACCTATTCTCATCCCGATGAAATCGATATCACTCAGCTCCCTTCACGTTTTGTACTTAAATGTAATCACGATAGTGGTAGTACCCTTATATGCCTTGATAAATCCACTTTTGATTTTGAAAAAGCAAAGAAAAAGCTTCAATTTCATTTAAAACGTAATCTCTATCCCATCACTCGTGAATGGCATTATAAAAACATCAAAGCTCAAATCATCTGTGAAGAATATATTGATTTATTTGATACACACAATCCAATGATACCAACGACTTGTCGTCTTCATTGCTTTAATGGTCAGCCGCATTACGCTGAAATTGATATTTCTGATACCAAAGGGAATGAGTATATAAATGTATATGACACAACTTGGCAGTTACAACCCATTACATTAGAAGCTCCCAATACCCCAGAACCTGTTGAAAAACCAACTCAATTTGAAAATATGTTGCAATTAGCCGCTAAAATGGCAAATGACTTTAATTATTGCCGAGTTGACTTTTTAATGTCTGAAAACAAGCTTATCTTTAGTGAAATCACCTTTACCCCAAATGCAGGGCGTATCCCGATCAAACCTAAAGAGTGGGATTACAAATTAGGGGCATTGTGGTCATAA
- the umoA gene encoding UmoA family flagellar biogenesis regulator has protein sequence MSTKSLFIILSLLGLSVSCLAGDGLVDRTWTASGLDTQSYRQALRQPAATSRYTLFNITPDMPVPGGASHSDPQGIRYIAMKYGPYGQPEHYKTYQIMFSHYSNSSTKKIRYLGELYTVVGDIYLIDPFATANEWQRGRSQIVEEYYEILDANGNRTGKGLRFNNWDKPIHITKWSSN, from the coding sequence ATGTCTACTAAGTCCCTATTTATAATTCTTTCATTATTAGGATTATCTGTTTCCTGTTTGGCAGGAGATGGCTTAGTGGATAGAACATGGACAGCCTCAGGATTAGATACACAAAGTTATCGACAAGCATTAAGACAACCCGCCGCAACCTCTCGATATACTCTTTTTAATATCACCCCAGACATGCCTGTTCCAGGTGGTGCTAGCCATTCTGATCCTCAAGGTATTCGTTACATCGCCATGAAGTATGGTCCTTATGGTCAACCTGAACACTATAAAACCTACCAAATTATGTTTTCTCACTATTCAAATAGTAGTACGAAGAAAATTCGCTATTTAGGTGAGTTATATACTGTTGTCGGTGATATCTATTTAATTGATCCTTTTGCAACAGCCAATGAATGGCAACGTGGCCGTAGCCAAATCGTTGAAGAGTACTATGAGATATTAGATGCTAACGGAAATAGAACCGGTAAAGGATTACGCTTTAATAATTGGGATAAACCAATTCATATAACTAAATGGTCATCGAATTAA
- a CDS encoding nitrilase family protein gives MSTFKTLRVATVQFQHKANNKVYNLSKIHQFIDNAISEKVNVLVFPEMCITGYWHVPKLPEHAIYALSERVSNCGDSGSLALIKQKAIAHQMAIGVGLIERAEDNTLYNTWVVCMPDGSLHKHRKLHAFEHPIIKSGEQYTVFETPWGVKMGVLICWDNNLIENARANALLGADILLAPHQTGGTNSRSPQSMKPIPMALWENRHHDPQSLQEAFQGEHGRGWLMRWLPARAHDNGMFVLFSNGVGRDEEEIRTGNAMILDPYGRVIKESKAINDDMVIADLDLTLLDKSTGRRWITGRRPELYSILTTKLGNEQDPISVRFGKA, from the coding sequence ATGAGTACATTTAAAACATTACGTGTTGCGACTGTGCAGTTTCAACATAAAGCAAACAACAAAGTTTATAATTTATCAAAAATTCATCAATTTATAGATAATGCCATCAGTGAAAAAGTGAATGTATTAGTGTTTCCTGAAATGTGCATTACAGGGTATTGGCATGTTCCTAAATTGCCAGAACATGCAATCTATGCATTAAGTGAACGAGTCTCTAACTGTGGTGACAGTGGATCTTTAGCGTTAATAAAACAAAAAGCGATAGCACATCAAATGGCGATAGGTGTCGGGCTTATTGAACGAGCCGAAGACAATACACTCTATAATACATGGGTTGTTTGTATGCCTGATGGCTCTTTGCATAAACATCGGAAATTACATGCCTTCGAACATCCGATCATCAAAAGTGGTGAACAATACACCGTATTTGAAACGCCTTGGGGCGTTAAAATGGGAGTATTAATTTGCTGGGATAATAACTTGATAGAAAATGCACGTGCTAATGCGTTACTCGGCGCCGATATTTTACTCGCACCTCATCAAACGGGGGGGACAAATTCACGTAGTCCACAGAGTATGAAGCCTATTCCCATGGCGCTTTGGGAAAATCGACATCATGATCCACAATCATTACAAGAGGCATTTCAAGGTGAGCATGGAAGAGGTTGGTTAATGCGTTGGTTACCAGCAAGAGCTCATGATAACGGTATGTTTGTATTATTTAGTAATGGTGTCGGTCGTGATGAAGAAGAGATCCGCACAGGAAATGCCATGATCCTTGACCCTTATGGGCGCGTAATAAAAGAGAGCAAAGCGATTAATGATGATATGGTGATTGCGGATCTTGACCTTACATTATTAGACAAATCAACAGGAAGACGCTGGATAACAGGGCGAAGGCCTGAACTTTATTCGATATTAACGACAAAATTAGGAAATGAACAAGATCCTATTTCGGTTCGATTTGGTAAAGCGTAA
- a CDS encoding LysR family transcriptional regulator: MDTRLLNAFVVLAETEHFGAASSRLCISQPALTKQIKTLESQFGVTLFQRGRHGAKLTPEGQYLLSQSQSVLREARVLEKQARQLSEPQKVALYAGFGLSSLNFITPLLAKFNHVYPNITVHIDDMPSNTMEDKLLLGELDLAFSRLPVTEPLKGVSLVQERLMLAIPTQTIKVLEADDDPLHYFNTLGLIQLVPEKGKKLYQQIRDFLKHHQIKPRVLQQSQDIQTQLALVAAGLGMALVPKNAELICDKQKVTLLPLSGLYTQWEIGVIWNNNIQNKDRDLFIKIISDEINKI; encoded by the coding sequence ATGGATACCCGTTTATTGAATGCTTTTGTTGTTTTAGCTGAAACAGAACATTTTGGTGCGGCTTCATCAAGGCTTTGTATTAGCCAACCGGCACTCACTAAACAGATAAAAACACTGGAATCTCAGTTTGGTGTCACACTTTTTCAACGTGGACGTCATGGTGCAAAATTAACGCCCGAAGGACAGTATTTACTGAGTCAATCGCAATCAGTTTTAAGAGAAGCTCGCGTTCTAGAAAAACAAGCTCGTCAATTAAGTGAACCCCAAAAAGTAGCACTTTATGCTGGATTTGGTTTGTCTTCTTTAAATTTTATTACTCCATTATTGGCAAAATTTAATCACGTATATCCTAATATTACGGTTCATATTGATGATATGCCTTCTAATACAATGGAAGATAAATTACTTTTAGGTGAGCTTGATCTCGCATTTTCTCGTTTACCTGTTACAGAGCCACTTAAAGGTGTTTCATTAGTACAAGAGCGATTGATGTTAGCAATCCCTACACAAACGATTAAGGTATTAGAGGCTGATGATGATCCATTACACTACTTTAATACGCTTGGGCTTATTCAGTTGGTTCCTGAAAAAGGAAAAAAATTGTATCAACAAATCCGTGATTTTTTAAAGCATCATCAAATAAAGCCTCGAGTATTACAACAATCACAAGATATTCAAACGCAGTTAGCGTTAGTTGCTGCGGGATTAGGAATGGCATTGGTGCCTAAAAATGCAGAACTTATTTGTGATAAACAAAAAGTAACACTATTACCACTTTCAGGTTTATATACACAATGGGAAATAGGTGTTATTTGGAATAATAATATTCAGAATAAAGATCGTGATCTTTTTATAAAAATAATTTCTGATGAAATAAATAAAATATAA
- a CDS encoding Slam-dependent surface lipoprotein translates to MNKRNKLVCALFILMGTHTVHAEIHSNQSGPFTTMKVGASDPIQRGHSQIPGGEPGVGISTVGGGKKIGFASLTSPRMSGGADSNGIYTIQPNESTPASHRNMGVFHFAKITDANVYFGDWAKTTSATDATHQTYYVGKDVTTTLPTNSATYTVTGISQYSGSNLFSGSFDVDFSQKKIEGSLANSQRTVELEGGNLYTANNQVTFSADAKEGTTSGVVEGAFFGESAETLAGIVVFSSDHTKDIGFGGTKNSSESEEITASTDAS, encoded by the coding sequence ATGAATAAACGAAATAAATTAGTCTGCGCATTATTTATATTAATGGGGACTCATACTGTACATGCTGAAATACATTCTAATCAAAGTGGGCCTTTTACGACGATGAAAGTAGGGGCTAGTGATCCTATACAACGTGGTCATAGCCAAATCCCCGGTGGAGAGCCAGGTGTGGGTATTAGTACAGTAGGAGGAGGGAAAAAAATTGGTTTTGCTTCGTTAACTTCGCCAAGAATGAGTGGTGGGGCGGATAGTAATGGAATTTATACTATTCAACCGAATGAAAGTACGCCCGCTAGTCACCGTAATATGGGCGTTTTTCACTTTGCCAAAATCACGGATGCCAATGTCTATTTTGGTGACTGGGCAAAAACAACATCAGCAACAGATGCAACACATCAAACCTATTATGTGGGGAAAGATGTTACCACCACATTACCAACAAATAGCGCCACTTATACGGTAACAGGGATTAGCCAATACAGTGGTAGTAACCTATTTTCGGGTTCATTTGATGTTGATTTCTCACAAAAGAAAATTGAAGGTTCATTGGCGAATAGCCAACGTACGGTCGAGTTAGAAGGTGGAAATCTTTATACCGCAAATAACCAAGTAACGTTTTCTGCCGATGCGAAAGAAGGTACAACATCAGGGGTTGTTGAAGGTGCTTTCTTTGGTGAAAGCGCTGAAACGTTAGCGGGTATTGTGGTGTTTAGTTCGGATCACACAAAAGATATCGGTTTTGGTGGTACGAAAAATAGCAGTGAAAGTGAAGAAATAACAGCAAGCACGGATGCTTCTTAA
- a CDS encoding porin family protein, whose protein sequence is MHYYQKRMELFFIISVLFIPLNVNAKEINSVLFSYHSPQHQVAQLGQQLYRALQQQQWKKAEELLLDYQQLPLHETLLIDYAKAILAQAKGDFLNAEFYYQQQLKQKADFIPAQTGLIQLYFHLREYKKAQRQLNQLSNLVDLPNDIIQSIKVYKVKLASYFQGQRFYQLNFFYNDNINHAPDLAEHIVSHSTQRTITLRGAKPITSTGLTHYFSFYQPFIIYSHHTFSSYSYARYIDYHSYRSANFLALYTQLDYRYQKSQYQWSITPYYEIKKTPTQYEYQAWGSETQLSYLINKKQTINLSFDYKIKKYQKALNNLNSQRVSYSTNHNYYFNNKLRLVNQLNYQFGCKKNTLLNYQQYGIKTGVYYPLSERWYISFFLQYQFKYFNNYNPLLKKRRKDNSVVFTTNIKNKSPFILGFYPAIELRYTRRLSNVDWLYQYQQHEVLFKLEKQF, encoded by the coding sequence ATGCATTATTATCAAAAACGAATGGAATTATTTTTTATTATCAGTGTGTTATTTATTCCATTAAACGTTAATGCCAAAGAGATTAATTCTGTTTTATTCTCCTATCATTCACCTCAACACCAAGTTGCCCAACTAGGGCAACAACTTTATCGTGCTTTGCAGCAACAGCAGTGGAAAAAGGCTGAAGAACTACTACTGGACTATCAACAATTGCCTTTACATGAAACACTATTAATTGATTACGCTAAAGCGATTTTAGCTCAAGCCAAGGGCGATTTTTTAAACGCTGAATTTTATTATCAGCAACAACTTAAGCAAAAAGCCGATTTTATCCCAGCGCAAACAGGATTAATTCAGCTTTATTTTCATTTGCGAGAATATAAAAAAGCACAACGACAACTCAATCAATTGAGTAATCTGGTTGATTTACCTAACGATATTATTCAATCAATTAAGGTTTATAAGGTTAAGTTAGCCTCTTATTTTCAAGGGCAACGTTTCTATCAACTTAACTTTTTTTATAATGATAATATTAACCATGCACCTGATTTAGCTGAACATATTGTCTCTCACTCAACGCAAAGAACAATCACGTTAAGGGGAGCAAAGCCCATTACATCAACAGGGTTAACGCATTATTTTTCTTTTTATCAACCTTTTATTATTTATTCTCATCATACTTTTTCTTCCTATTCTTATGCTCGATATATTGATTATCACTCTTACCGTAGCGCTAATTTTCTTGCGTTATATACACAACTGGATTATCGCTATCAAAAATCTCAATATCAATGGTCAATAACACCGTATTACGAAATAAAAAAAACACCAACTCAATATGAATATCAAGCATGGGGAAGTGAAACACAATTATCTTATTTGATTAATAAAAAGCAAACTATTAATTTAAGCTTTGATTATAAAATAAAGAAATATCAAAAAGCGCTAAATAATTTAAATAGTCAGCGAGTGAGTTATAGTACTAACCATAACTATTATTTTAATAATAAACTACGCTTAGTTAATCAATTAAATTATCAATTTGGGTGTAAAAAAAATACTTTATTAAATTATCAGCAGTATGGTATAAAAACGGGTGTTTATTATCCATTATCAGAGCGTTGGTATATATCTTTTTTTTTACAATATCAATTTAAATATTTTAATAACTATAATCCTTTATTGAAAAAGAGAAGAAAAGACAATAGTGTTGTTTTTACAACTAATATTAAAAACAAATCACCTTTTATTTTAGGGTTTTATCCCGCAATAGAATTACGTTATACCCGAAGATTAAGCAATGTGGATTGGTTATATCAATATCAGCAACATGAAGTGTTATTTAAATTAGAAAAACAATTTTAA
- a CDS encoding TonB-dependent receptor domain-containing protein — protein MHIMLFKKRKIVSIFVSLSLVSPCFYLQAKEDKTDLGHIQISDNKEKDTQGYSQVYEKDVSNVYLGKELLERYQGVSPADLLKSAIGVYSGEARNGGALDPNIRGIQGQGRIPVTVDGTEQAITVYRGYSGASNRNYIDSNLISSIYIEKGPSLTPDMKTGIGGGIAVKTLDIRDIVLIGDSFGINFKGDISNNSTRYKEVYTNMIEDYRYYPKFYQQNAYIIDPALEITPQKSKVQNFQDYSFRLGLGFEEEKFNLLFAYALREKGNYFAGKRNAKNYSETDQDLLESVHVKDGGRNFEPYLPFIAHIYRPNNEVPNTSNRSRSLLVKGTLFPELTHRFSINYRYTDLLFGDIMPSRLSWVRYDKNLVNQWPLGNITQQAGILTYQYKSEDKQTDLLLRLWGNLTAGHTNTRGGKPREPKQVDLFSNRNTEWEFSCDTGFIDTSSLYQENNRYGIDLSSIFKLSPQFSISFSSNYQFEILDSDELELPADFDFVTSGRAGKRHEINLALSTDWKPLSWLSVTAGGKYHYYHLTDTFLNNKRRNNVKGYEKSPSIRGFILPYRRTLTAEEYLLYRAIHRIDVATLPEELKNYRYYPEVTKKVREFQQSKFVYPEYEKLPPEIKEKIINHNEVKRMQVDMMQDDFLRDEQGNLNIKSLQNRLMTTEYTVILYDKNGELSKSHNMFLSSYADINEKVPDPITGKLVNKYEMGVINPIPIYLDDDKGNFTPEPSYQHGAFSPLVSATVYANEILRFYGRYTEQLRLPNLFEDTSGFSGSKARYYGFKLKPERAKSTEFGLVFDLTDWLNVERHADIKINYFYTNIENVFDRDANWQIRQFEKQVLEGMEVQARFDNGFIFMDTALVYSPKNKVCDKNAFSHYDPFGFLGIKECMTGGYPGGFLRTSLQPKYSVNLHLGTRWLENKLEIGSRWLYSSEVENKDEKWLKEKLPREMYGQNNNPMRWAKVFTVDAYINYQYSPNLSFEITGSNLLNEYYIDPLTRSGMPAPGRTFRLGMTAQF, from the coding sequence ATGCATATAATGCTTTTTAAAAAGCGGAAAATTGTTTCAATCTTCGTTTCTCTATCACTAGTTTCACCTTGCTTTTATCTGCAAGCCAAAGAAGATAAAACCGATCTTGGTCATATTCAGATTTCTGATAATAAAGAAAAAGATACACAAGGTTATTCACAAGTTTATGAAAAAGATGTCTCTAATGTTTATTTAGGAAAAGAGCTATTAGAGCGTTATCAAGGTGTCTCTCCTGCTGATTTATTAAAAAGTGCCATTGGGGTATATAGTGGTGAAGCTCGTAATGGTGGCGCGCTTGATCCTAATATTCGTGGTATTCAAGGACAAGGGCGAATTCCAGTTACGGTGGATGGGACAGAGCAGGCAATTACCGTTTATCGTGGTTACAGTGGTGCCTCTAATCGTAACTATATTGATTCCAATCTGATTAGTAGTATCTATATTGAAAAAGGTCCTTCATTAACCCCAGATATGAAAACAGGGATTGGTGGCGGTATTGCAGTAAAAACCCTCGATATTCGAGATATTGTCCTTATTGGTGACTCTTTTGGGATTAATTTTAAAGGAGATATTAGTAATAATTCAACACGGTATAAAGAAGTTTATACAAATATGATTGAAGATTATCGCTATTATCCGAAGTTTTATCAGCAAAATGCTTACATTATTGATCCTGCGTTAGAAATCACACCTCAAAAAAGTAAAGTACAAAACTTTCAAGATTATTCATTTCGTCTTGGATTAGGTTTTGAAGAGGAAAAATTTAACTTATTATTTGCCTATGCATTGCGGGAAAAAGGAAATTATTTTGCCGGAAAAAGAAATGCCAAAAATTATAGTGAGACAGATCAAGATTTACTTGAATCAGTTCATGTAAAGGATGGTGGAAGAAATTTTGAGCCTTATTTACCTTTTATTGCTCATATTTATCGACCTAATAATGAAGTACCTAATACCTCTAATCGTAGTCGCTCTCTTTTAGTTAAAGGAACATTATTTCCTGAATTAACGCACCGTTTCTCCATTAACTATCGATACACTGATTTACTGTTTGGCGATATTATGCCATCACGTTTAAGTTGGGTTCGGTATGATAAAAATTTAGTTAATCAATGGCCGTTAGGGAATATTACACAACAAGCAGGCATATTAACCTACCAATATAAATCAGAGGATAAACAAACTGATTTATTATTACGATTATGGGGTAATTTAACTGCTGGGCATACTAATACTCGTGGTGGTAAACCAAGAGAGCCAAAACAAGTTGATTTGTTTTCTAATAGAAATACCGAATGGGAATTCAGTTGTGATACGGGATTTATTGATACATCTTCTCTTTATCAAGAAAATAATCGTTATGGTATTGATTTATCTTCAATATTTAAATTATCACCGCAATTTTCTATTTCATTTTCCAGTAACTATCAATTTGAAATATTAGATAGCGATGAATTGGAATTACCTGCAGATTTTGATTTTGTTACCTCTGGGCGAGCAGGAAAACGTCATGAAATTAATTTAGCGCTTTCCACAGATTGGAAGCCACTTTCTTGGTTATCCGTTACTGCGGGTGGGAAATACCATTATTATCATTTAACAGATACCTTTTTAAATAATAAGCGACGTAATAACGTAAAAGGTTATGAGAAGTCTCCATCAATAAGAGGCTTTATTCTCCCTTATCGACGTACATTAACCGCGGAGGAATATTTATTATATCGAGCTATTCATCGGATCGATGTAGCAACATTACCTGAAGAGCTTAAAAATTATCGATATTATCCAGAAGTAACTAAAAAGGTGCGTGAGTTTCAACAATCTAAATTTGTTTATCCTGAATATGAAAAATTACCACCTGAAATAAAAGAAAAGATTATTAATCATAATGAAGTTAAAAGAATGCAGGTTGATATGATGCAAGATGATTTTCTTCGTGATGAACAAGGAAATCTCAATATAAAATCTCTCCAAAATCGCCTTATGACAACGGAATATACCGTCATACTTTATGACAAAAATGGCGAATTATCTAAAAGTCACAATATGTTCTTAAGTAGTTATGCTGATATCAATGAAAAAGTGCCTGACCCAATTACAGGTAAATTAGTTAATAAATATGAAATGGGTGTGATAAATCCAATCCCTATTTATCTTGATGATGATAAAGGTAATTTTACACCTGAACCCAGTTATCAGCATGGGGCATTTTCACCTTTAGTGTCTGCAACGGTGTATGCCAACGAGATATTGCGTTTTTATGGTCGTTATACCGAGCAGCTACGATTACCTAATTTATTTGAAGATACTAGCGGGTTTTCAGGCTCTAAAGCCCGCTATTACGGCTTTAAATTAAAACCAGAGCGTGCGAAAAGTACAGAGTTTGGGCTTGTGTTTGATTTGACCGATTGGCTTAATGTCGAGCGCCATGCTGATATTAAAATCAATTATTTTTATACCAATATTGAAAATGTATTTGATAGAGATGCGAATTGGCAAATTAGGCAATTTGAAAAGCAAGTATTAGAGGGGATGGAAGTTCAAGCGCGTTTTGATAATGGTTTTATTTTTATGGATACCGCGCTTGTTTATAGCCCTAAAAATAAGGTATGCGACAAAAATGCCTTTAGTCACTATGATCCTTTTGGTTTCTTGGGAATTAAAGAGTGTATGACGGGGGGCTACCCAGGTGGTTTTTTACGTACCTCTCTTCAGCCTAAATATTCGGTTAATTTACATTTAGGGACTCGTTGGCTAGAGAATAAATTAGAAATAGGCAGTCGTTGGCTCTATTCATCAGAAGTGGAAAATAAAGATGAAAAATGGCTAAAAGAAAAGTTACCAAGAGAAATGTACGGTCAAAATAACAACCCAATGCGTTGGGCAAAAGTCTTTACCGTCGATGCCTATATTAATTATCAATATAGCCCTAATTTATCGTTTGAAATAACGGGCAGTAACTTATTAAACGAATACTATATTGATCCTTTAACGCGATCAGGTATGCCTGCACCGGGAAGAACCTTTCGATTGGGTATGACTGCACAATTTTAA
- a CDS encoding TonB family protein, whose amino-acid sequence MLALSVRHPLNIYYWLIGISLVYIAILSWVLRSLSMTESAHHIHQQQENTLSVYQVVFSSPQQPTIVPEPLLETEPQEAPIVLPSAEKGEFVEAPKKLPEKPKEKPIPIKPKPITPVKKPVVQEKVEPIKQSELENPIAQTTSEASAESLTQHTASSLAGKSHALSEKGIGQGESDNHYISSLRREIERHKRYPSQARRMQHEGQVVVSFSLTSEGVVSRVEIQNSSGISSLDNAAMAAVKRVKPIGPKPESLLNPLIVSLDFQLN is encoded by the coding sequence ATGTTGGCACTTTCTGTCAGGCATCCGCTTAATATTTATTACTGGTTAATCGGTATATCGTTAGTTTATATCGCCATATTAAGTTGGGTGTTACGTTCACTTTCTATGACAGAAAGTGCACACCATATTCATCAGCAACAAGAAAATACATTATCCGTTTACCAAGTTGTATTTTCATCCCCCCAACAACCGACCATTGTGCCGGAGCCTTTACTGGAAACGGAACCACAAGAAGCGCCGATTGTTTTGCCCAGTGCCGAAAAAGGAGAATTTGTTGAAGCGCCCAAGAAATTACCTGAAAAACCTAAAGAAAAACCGATACCCATAAAACCAAAACCCATTACACCCGTAAAAAAACCGGTAGTACAAGAAAAAGTAGAGCCGATAAAACAGAGTGAGTTAGAAAACCCAATAGCACAAACGACATCAGAAGCATCGGCAGAAAGCTTAACGCAACATACGGCAAGTTCGTTAGCAGGAAAAAGTCATGCATTAAGCGAAAAAGGAATAGGGCAAGGCGAATCTGACAATCACTATATTAGTTCACTGCGTCGAGAAATAGAGCGCCATAAACGTTATCCATCACAAGCGCGTCGCATGCAGCATGAAGGTCAGGTAGTGGTGAGTTTTTCACTCACATCTGAAGGTGTCGTTTCAAGGGTTGAGATACAAAATTCTTCAGGCATTTCTTCATTAGATAATGCGGCTATGGCTGCTGTAAAGCGGGTAAAACCTATTGGTCCTAAACCCGAAAGCCTATTGAATCCTTTAATTGTTTCATTAGATTTTCAATTAAATTAA